In the Streptomyces coeruleoprunus genome, GCACCGGGCTGGTGGGTGCTGAGCGCCTCGCCGCGCTTGAGGCCGAGTGCGAACGACTGATCGCGCTCGGTGCGGTGCGCGTGCGGCTACTGCGTGCCGATGGCGTCAATGAGTCGTGCCTTGTGATGCAGGACATCGAGGGCAACGAGTTCTGTCTCGACTGAGCATCCTCCGAAACGGCGAGGTCGTGAAGTCGGGTGATGCCGAGCGTCCTGGTGTGAATGTCGCCCCGCCACGGCAGTGGCCAGGTGTCTCCGTGTGCGGTGATCAGTGTGCTGCCCGGGGCGGGGTGGTGTCGCGGACGAAGACGGGCTTGAGGTGCTTCTCCGGCAGGGCGTCGGGGAGTTGTTCCCAGTCGAGGACGTGGGAGACGACGCGGGCCGGTTCGACGGTGCCGGAGGCGGCGAGGGCCAGGGCCTCGGGGATGTGGGCGCGGACGTTGTCCCGGGCGATGCGCAGGGTGACGCCGGTGAGGTACATGTCGAGGAGCGGCAGTTCTCCGGGGCGGAAGTGGTTGCCGGCCGATTCGCAGATGCCTTCGGGCGCGAGGGAGTTGACGGCGAGGGCGAGCTGGTCGACGCGGCCGGTGGCCTCGACGGCGAGGTCGAAGCCGTGGCGGATCGGTTCGATCGCCTCGGCGGTGCGGGCGCCGAAGCTCTCGGCGAGCTTGCGGTGTTCGGGGTCGGGATCGACGTACAGGATGTCGGAGGCGCCGAGGGCGCCGGCGATGTCGCAGACGTACAGGCCGATGCTGCCGCGTGCCACGACCAGCACCCGGGCGCCGGGGCGGGCCCTGAGGTGCGGGGCGACGAGCCGCCAGGACAGGGACCAGTTGTCGCTCGCCGAGGCCATCGCGACCGGGTCGAGGCCGGTGGGGAGCGGGACCAGCATGGCGTCCGCGTACGGGACGCGGACGAGGTCGGAGAAGAGGCCGCCCCAGTCACCGCCGATCGGCGCGCCGTACATCGCCATGTGCGGGACCGAGGCGCAGTGGGCGGTGAGCCCGGTGCGGCAGTGGTCGCAGGTGCCGCAGCTGATGGACCAGGGCACGACGACGAGGTCGCCGGGAGCCACGCTCGTCACGTCGTCGCCGACGTCGGTGACGCGGGCGACGCACTCGTGTCCCAGAGCGAAGGGCGGGTCCAGGAAGCCGTGCCCGGCCAGGATCGCGGAGTCCACGTCGCAGGAGGTCGCGGCGACCGGCGCGACGATCGCGGCCCGATCGGACCCGAGCTCGGGGTCCGGGGCCTCGCGCCACTCGACCGTGCGGCGGGCGACGTACGTCAGCTCACGCATCGGCCCGCTCCTTGTCCTGCCGCGCCAGGGACACCAGGTCGGCGTAGCGGATGACGGAGCCACCCGCACCCCAGGTCCCGTCCGGCTGCTCGTGCACGAGCACCCAGACCCGCAGCGCGTCCCGCGGAGCGAGGCCGGCGGCGGACAGCACCGTCTTCGTCGCGTCCTGGACCAGCCCGGCCTTGCGCCGCTCGGACAGCGCCCCTTGCGGCACCGTCACTTCCACGAGGAAGCGGGGCGTGTCGTCCTCGGCGGTGGTCTGGGCGCCTTCGGGCAGCTCGACGAGGTAGCTCCACGCCTGCGCACGGAAGAACGCGGTGTCAGGTGCACCTTCCCGGCGCAGCAGCACGGCCGCGAGGTCGCGCTGAACGGTGGTGCGGCCCTCTTCGGTGAGGGCGCCGACCGGCACGGTCAATCGGATCATGGGCACGGCAGCTCCTATGACGATCGTTATAGACGTCGGTCACGGTAGACTATGACGGACGTTATAGCCAGAGGGGAGTGCGCAGGTGGCCAAGAGCAGTGCGCCGTCGCGCGAGCGGATCGTGTCCGGTGCCGCCGACATGATCAGCCGGCGTGGCCTGAGTGCCACGAGCATCCGGGAGATGGCCAAGCACGCCAAGGCGCCGCTCGGCTCGACGTACCACTACTTCCCCGAGGGCAAGCAGCAGCTGGCCAGTGAGGCCGTCCGGTACACGGGCGACTGGGTGGCCCGGAGTCTGCGCAAGGAACTGGAAGCGGGGCCGGCCGCGGGTCTGAGGGCCTTCCTGGATCTGTGGCGGAAGATCGTCGTGGAGAGCGACTTCCACGCCGGCTGCCCCGTCCTGGCCGTGGCCATCGAGGAACCCCCCGTCGACGAGATCCCACCCGCCCTCGCGGCCGCCGCCGAGGTCTTCGAGCAGTGGGAGACCCTGCTCGCCGCCTCCCTGCGGGAACACGGCGCCGAGACCGAGCAGGCCGCGCAGCTCGCGACGCTCATCGTCGCGGCCGTCGAGGGCACGGTGGCCATGTGCCGCGCCAAACGCAGCACCGAGCCGCTCGACCGCACCGCCGAGCAACTGCGGGCCCTGATCGCGGCCGCGGTCAAGGACTGAACGGGCCGCCCCTCGGCGCCCCGTTGCGCTCGAAGGCGCCGCTGGGCACCCGGACCTGGTTGCGGTGTCCGCGCTGGTAACCGTCGGCCGGCGGCCCCATCGTCAGGGCGACGAGCTGGGCGGCCGAAGGCAACGGGCGGATTGCTTCGGGGTCGTGGATCCGTGCCGTTGGCCGGCGGAGTGCCACGACCGCACCCGAA is a window encoding:
- a CDS encoding zinc-dependent alcohol dehydrogenase — its product is MRELTYVARRTVEWREAPDPELGSDRAAIVAPVAATSCDVDSAILAGHGFLDPPFALGHECVARVTDVGDDVTSVAPGDLVVVPWSISCGTCDHCRTGLTAHCASVPHMAMYGAPIGGDWGGLFSDLVRVPYADAMLVPLPTGLDPVAMASASDNWSLSWRLVAPHLRARPGARVLVVARGSIGLYVCDIAGALGASDILYVDPDPEHRKLAESFGARTAEAIEPIRHGFDLAVEATGRVDQLALAVNSLAPEGICESAGNHFRPGELPLLDMYLTGVTLRIARDNVRAHIPEALALAASGTVEPARVVSHVLDWEQLPDALPEKHLKPVFVRDTTPPRAAH
- a CDS encoding tautomerase family protein — encoded protein: MPMIRLTVPVGALTEEGRTTVQRDLAAVLLRREGAPDTAFFRAQAWSYLVELPEGAQTTAEDDTPRFLVEVTVPQGALSERRKAGLVQDATKTVLSAAGLAPRDALRVWVLVHEQPDGTWGAGGSVIRYADLVSLARQDKERADA
- a CDS encoding TetR/AcrR family transcriptional regulator — its product is MAKSSAPSRERIVSGAADMISRRGLSATSIREMAKHAKAPLGSTYHYFPEGKQQLASEAVRYTGDWVARSLRKELEAGPAAGLRAFLDLWRKIVVESDFHAGCPVLAVAIEEPPVDEIPPALAAAAEVFEQWETLLAASLREHGAETEQAAQLATLIVAAVEGTVAMCRAKRSTEPLDRTAEQLRALIAAAVKD